A stretch of Besnoitia besnoiti strain Bb-Ger1 chromosome Unknown contig00015, whole genome shotgun sequence DNA encodes these proteins:
- a CDS encoding uncharacterized protein (encoded by transcript BESB_028960) translates to MADPLAVFAGEGGGDPPPCRAEEEGGVLPQNQPRPADGGAARESFSGSEECDPVRKDQMPRHAAAVSSPLYFSLPLPLFPCSAPSQLPPVSALSGLVSTAEDFAAWGVSLESLAAATFRASLLELMHTAYLPSRPRLMWRRVKRRLRADAGCWRAAEADGSCAPDACGGRNRLEGDLFDAKNSLNPSTSWMASHSAKSESSDGGAGVRDDAHRDGLHQTDENVDPWARHDRRRVTETDRRRELLMEDVCSRFFLWFYVDVSRKLITDGLSLARRTLPVDWVYRHYGTFLSLPECHFDIYPQYCIPMAQENSASSVGDFEMDGDAAFDRRATASSSSGSDLSDTADDGLEEEAEELGLDKAVELASGSLQGAPTGPQNSTCLGDEAPGESDVRASEVALERRAGAGGTQTSGIRSQLSAVSVAADVLRAEPGDADSLHDAPDASLSRPAARGLAASTRSPRAAAPSSPFVRAEAGGLPAAQKEPALSHAGAPSPRGVVPAEQRSASSSPCLFRTCQTPEAADAFDDICNGDGDAAHGPAGPAHVSSSQNSASLLSGAAYRAENDNRKRGDRGPSGHASNPPQASSSRAAHAKGGTAAAVEAPQEEAEGEGVDAAEEEAGGVASAPSPGDGLGPKTHPSGEKDDFLVVLSEGEDEASARIQMLAATMRRSLQEKVQLLLDEEEEDSKAVTARVSDEERSLHSGDERDSLREAEEMPRSRTSSAASSSHRKGSAAGSAAPSDEDQGESAKASGAEEEEAIQEGECGSTDHEMNEARDDVEASEKAEVAERAAEARRSADGGSQARHSDSNDGKTEEPAYKTKTSRRARRRGRGSVPLSGTRKSSRLNPKFRENAETCEVEEGSDAALSDAGGRREGEAFESAAERSAALPPKTEATAGAEDSRETRGAPATRMPAHRASARKSAERKSVESEPRAETSEGEFHVEEEARVEPNEHPRKRRRRRRSRRSRRGDLANIQESEHEPDRRAPSEEETGGDHDPGKDERNDLPPERAPRETGEEDGESGMLVDEAPEERGRQRCPAEAASEEEASEEPRATTKQRRRRAKSVGRPKSKKRMSAGSRASSRGASRTKEFRGALRKKDIDASRDIGAQDVDVGLSDNSVYGDNGSDADDAESSCDLPDSSEASRNLVSFAASAPNEEKGTSVESEEATRLHAAGVGDEDKGEEDSAASSTEPRRSSFLSRLSSEVQTTSLSAHAGGQEAGTVLKASALQVQMAAIFGPSRAPQATSGGDRFAVASPLGGDRRREAVERDRRRLSHLGGGGSALIDLWSQQYEQDQAERPDSPQPESATDEEEAVTTPPLSSLHADGEIAAAGDERRGDPEEASRKRSAHAETPRRSRGVERGAETKRGEDREAKMGGARKNEPKGPSVETRIPTFRGRFLWSRPGRFLSENKSFARRFLESVDARLEAIEAQLAATKTASETRPPVWGRSPSLSLRAPTASEQRGGRGVRNLPGFPFQRSRAVDSGVAQGTGPGARLFHPHASVAAADRRAADFETSGDEALEGRRGLRVDTTQTEELEEDSREGGAAISDASADSRSDSDTAEETEDARRRGRHGGGEAAGPSSGVCQSKALASDSEEDAPAAAASDADQQPPPGSCEDAAPHARRFIRAGLRRQPAPSARPGARRQAVGALSHPSPRDRAPAEPRGRDQQGLPRGKQPTPLAPSGAAGSSSRGLPPSAETHRAPRGFSAAAARADSTPPRRAARFGIPTGAAHHAQLRAASADMHAHPRLERKTPLRRAAEAPWPRREPPLPRVALLASQRQREKLELPKKTPVQSLTPAKAPATPGIARRPGASRHFQAAGKLSVGNPGGK, encoded by the coding sequence ATGGCCGATCCGCTGGCGGTCTTTGcgggggagggcggaggagacccgccgccctgccgcgcggaagaagaaggcggagttCTTCCTCAGAACCAGCCCCGGCctgccgacggcggcgccgcgcgcgagtcttTTTCAGGCTCCGAAGAGTGCGATCCAGTTCGCAAAGACCAGATGCCtcggcacgccgccgcggtgtcttcgcctctgtacttttctcttccgctgcctctcttccCGTGCAGCGCTCCCTCGCAGCTGCCACCCGTTTCTGCTTTGTCGGGGCTGGTGAGCACCGCAGAAGACTTCGCGGCGTGGGGCGTATCTCTAGAAAGCCTGGCCGCCGCCaccttccgcgcctctctgctcgaGCTCATGCACACAGCCTACTTGCCCTCGCGACCGCGACTCATGTGGCGAAGAGTCaagcggaggctgcgcgccgacgcggggTGCTGGCGAGCAGCTGAGGCAGACGGGTCGTGTGCGCCAGACGCGTGCGGGGGGAGGAATCGACTGGAGGGCGACCTCTTTGACGCCAAAAACTCGCTCAACCCCTCGACCTCCTGGATGGCTTCACACAGCGCGAAAAGCGAGAGCAGCGACGGAGGGGCGGGGGTGCGGGATGACGCTCACCGAGACGGGCTGCATCAGACAGACGAAAACGTCGACCCTTGGGCAAGGCACGACAGAAGACGCGTCACGGAGACGGACAGGAGAAGGGAACTCCTCATGGAGGATGTCTGCTCACGCTTCTTCCTGTGGTTTTACGTTGATGTCTCGCGGAAACTGATCACCGATGGCCTCAGCCTCGCCCGACGCACGCTCCCAGTGGACTGGGTGTATCGACATTATGGAACTTTTCTGAGTTTGCCCGAGTGCCATTTCGACATATATCCTCAGTACTGCATTCCCATGGCCCAGGAGaactctgcgtcgtctgtcgGCGACTTTGAAATGGACGGTGACGCGGCTTTCGaccggcgcgcgacggcctcctcgtcgtcgggtTCGGATCTGTCCGATACAGCCGACGACGGtctggaggaggaggcggaggagctcggCTTGGACAAAGCAGTGGAGCTGGCCAGTGGATCTTTGCAAGGCGCTCCAACTGGCCCCCAGAACAGCACATGCCtcggagacgaagcgcctGGCGAATCAGACGTGAGAGCATCGGAGGtcgcgctggagcggcgcgcgggcgccgggggcACACAGACATCGGGGATCCGAAGCCAACTGTCGGCCGTATCAGTCGCTGCCGACGTCCTGCGCGCAGAGCCAGGAGATGCAGATTCTCTTCACGACGCGCCTGATGCATCTCTTTCGCGACCTGCAGCGAGGGGGCTCGCTGCCTCGACGCGTTCaccccgcgcagccgcgccgtcctcgccatTCGTCCGCGCCGAGGCTGGGGGTCTTCCGGCCGCGCAGAAAGAGCCTGCTCTgtcgcatgcaggcgccccttcgccccgcggcgtcgtTCCCGCTGAACAACgcagcgcgtcgtcctctccgtGTCTGTTCCGAACATGTCAGACTCCAGAGGCCGCTGACGCTTTCGATGACATCTGTAACGGTGATGGAGACGCCGCTCACGGCCCCGCGGGTCCCGCCCACGTCTCCTCGTCACAGAACAGTGCTTCCCTCCTCTCTGGCGCGGCTTACCGTGCTGAGAATGACAACCGAAAGAGAGGCGACCGGGGGCCCTCGGGGCATGCCTCGAATCCTCCGCAGGCTTCTTCCAGCCGAGCTGCGCATGCGAAGGGAGGGacagctgccgctgtcgaGGCCCcgcaagaggaggcggagggagagggcgtggacgctgcagaggaggaggcagggggagtcgcttccgcgccgtcgcccggaGACGGCTTAGGGCCAAAGACTCACCCCAGTGGAGAAAAGGACGATTTCCTTGTGGTTTTGtcggagggcgaagacgaagcaagCGCGCGGATCCAGATGCTGGCCGCGACCATGAGGCGCAGCCTCCAAGAGAAGGTGCAGCTCTTGCTggatgaagaggaagaagactcGAAAGCCGTGACCGCGAGAGTCTCTGACGAGGAGCGCAGTCTCCATTCCGGCGACGAACGCGACTCActgagagaggcggaggaaatGCCACGCTCAAGGACTTCGAGTGCGGCTTCGTCCTCCCACAGAAAAGGGAGTGCGGccggctctgctgcgccttcagACGAGGATCAAGGGGAGTCGGCGAAGGCCTCAggagcagaggaggaggaggcgatcCAAGAGGGCGAGTGTGGTAGCACAGATCACGAGATGAAcgaagcgcgcgacgacgTGGAAGCGAGTGAAAAGGCTGAAGTCGCAGAAcgggcagcggaggcgaggcggtcCGCCGATGGCGGCTCTCAAGCGCGGCATTCTGATTCCAACGACGGCAAGACGGAGGAACCCGCTTACAAAACGAAGAcctcgcggagggcgagacgaCGGGGACGGGGGTCTGTTCCTCTTTCTGGGACACGTAAATCGTCTCGTTTGAACCCGAAATTTCGAGAGAATGCCGAGACCTGCGAGGtcgaggaaggcagcgacgccgccctcagcgacgcaggcggccgacgcgaaggcgaggcgttCGAGAGCGCTGCAGAACGGAGCGCAGCCCttccaccgaagacagaggcgaccgccggcgccgaagacTCGCGGGAGACCAGAGGAGCCCCAGCCACGCGCATGCCCGCACAcagggcctctgcgcggaagTCGGCTGAGCGGAAGTCTGTGGAGAGCGAGCCACGCGCCGAAACGTCCGAGGGAGAATTTCACGttgaggaggaagcgcgcgtcGAGCCGAATGAACACCCGCggaagagacgccgacgacgcaggtCGCGCCGAAGCCGGCGGGGGGACCTCGCAAACATCCAGGAGAGCGAGCATGAGCCCGATCGACGGGCGCCATCTGAAGAGGAGACTGGCGGCGACCATGACCCGGgaaaagacgagagaaaCGACCTGCCGCCTGAgcgtgcgccgcgggagacCGGCGAAGAAGATGGAGAAAGCGGAATGCTGGTTGATGAAGCGCCAGAGGAACGGGGTCGCCAAAGGTGtcccgccgaggcagcgagcgaagaggaggcatccgaagagcctcgcgcgacaaccaagcagcgaaggagacgcgcaaaGTCGGTCGGCAGGCCGAAGTCGAAAAAACGCATGTCTGCAGGAAGCCGAGCGTCGTCTCGGGGGGCGAGCCGGACGAAGGAATTCCGGGGTGcgctgaggaagaaggaCATCGACGCGTCAAGGGACATCGGCGCACAGGACGTGGACGTAGGCTTGTCAGACAACAGCGTCTACGGTGACAACGGTAGCGACGCTGATGACGCGGAATCATCCTGCGACCTGCCAGACTCTtcggaggcgagccgcaaCCTGGtgtccttcgccgcgtccgcgccgaaTGAGGAGAAGGGGACGTCGGTCGAGTCTGAAGAGGCAACGcgactgcatgcggcggGGGTGGGTGACGAGGACAAGGGGGAAGAGGACAGCGCGGCTTCGTCCACCGagcctcgtcgctcttcgtTCCTTTCACGACTCTCCAGCGAGGTGCAGACGACGTCTCtgtccgcgcatgcaggcggccAGGAGGCGGGAACCGTTCTCAAAGCGTCGGCGCTTCAGGTGCAGATGGCGGCGATCTTTGGGCCGTCTCGggctccgcaggcgacgagtgGCGGCGACCGTTTTGCcgtggcgtctcctctgggcggagacaggaggcgcgaggcggtggAGAGagaccgccggcgcctgtctcacctcggggggggggggtccgCGCTCATTGATCTGTGGTCGCAGCAGTACGAGCAAGATCAGGCCGAGCGACCCGACAGTCCGCAGCCTGAGAGTGCgacagacgaggaagaagccgtCACCACGCCTCCCCTCTCAAGCCTTCACGCCGACGGAGAgatcgcggcggcgggtgacgagagacgcggcgacccagaggaggcgagccggAAAAGgagcgcgcacgcggagacgccgcgacggtcacgcggcgtggagcgaggcgcagagacgaagagaggggaagacagagaagcaaaaatgggcggcgcgaggaagaacgaGCCAAAGGGCCCGTCTGTCGAAACCAGAATTCCCACGTTCAGGGGGCGCTTTCTCTGGAGTCGTCCAGGCCGTTTTCTGAGTGAAAACAAATCGTTTGCTCGGCGCTTTCTCGAGTCGGTTGATGCCCGACTGGAGGCCATTGAAGCGCAGCTCGCTGCAACGAAGACGGCCtcggagacgcgcccgccagtCTGGGGCAggtcgccctcgctgtcgcttcggGCTCCCACGGCTTCAGAGCAAcggggcggacgcggcgTGAGGAATCTGCCCGGTTTCCCTTTCCAGAGGAGCCGAGCGGTTGATTCCGGTGTCGCGCAGGGCACCGGGCCTGGAGCGCGCCTTTTTCACCCTCACGCCtcggtggcggcggctgaccgccgcgcggcggacttCGAAACTAGCGGggacgaggcgctggaggggcGCAGGGGCTTGCGCGTGGATACGACGCAAACCGAGGAGTTGGAGGAGGACTCCAGAGAAGGTGGCGCGGCGATCTCCGATGCTTCGGCAGACTCGCGCAGCGACTCAGATaccgcggaggagactgaggacgcacgcagacgggGTCGCCACgggggaggcgaagccgcagggCCTTCTTCTGGCGTTTGCCAGAGCAAGGCGCTTGCTTCAGACAGTGAAGAGGATGCcccagcggcagctgcgtcagACGCAGACCAGCAGCCTCCACCGGGCAGttgcgaggacgcggcgcctcacGCCCGCAGATTCATCAGGGCGGGCTTGCGACGACAGCCTGCCCCCTCTGCCCGCccgggcgccaggcgccagGCCGTTGGCGCCCTCTCTCATCCCTCTCCACGCGACAGGGCCCCCGCGGAGCCCAGAGGGCGCGATCAGCAGGGACTGCCGCGCGGGAAGCAGCCcacgccgctcgccccgagcggcgctgcgggctcGTCGAGCCGCGGTCTGCCGCCTTCAGCAGAAACGCACCGAGCGCCCCGCGGAttctcagcagcagctgcacggGCGGACtcgactccgccgcggcgagcagcgcgttTCGGCATCCCCACGGGTGCGGCGCACCACGCACAGCTTCGCGCGGCTAGCGCAGATATGCACGCGCATCCGCGGCTtgagaggaagacgcctctgcgccgggcggcggAAGCCCCGTGGCCGAGGAGAGAACCccctcttcctcgcgtcgcgcTTCTTGCCAGTcagagacagcgcgagaAACTCGAACTTCCCAAGAAGAC
- a CDS encoding acyl-coa-binding protein (encoded by transcript BESB_028970) yields the protein MLRSHGSCGCLPSSCSLIASRFPPSEQIAIGNCRLRAFSGCHVEFHFRGSGCVFACVLKTEEEFEKAAKYVQTSGKDSGLNPTNDQKLEFYKYYKQATVGDCNEPAPGLLAFEAKAKHGAWTSVKGMSKDEAMKKYVEALDKLQPAWREKAA from the coding sequence atGCTCCGCTCACATGGTTCCTGCGGTTGTTTGCCGTCGTCGTGTTCCCTCATTGCGTCGCGATTCCCGCCGTCTGAACAAATAGCGATAGGCAACTGCAGGTTGCGGGCGTTCTCTGGGTGCCACGTGGAGTTTCATTTCCGCGGTTCAGGGTGTGTGTTTGCGTGTGTTTTAAAAACAGAAGAGGAATTTGAGAAGGCTGCTAAGTATGTGCAGACTTCTGGAAAGGACAGCGGCCTGAACCCGACGAACGACCAGAAGTTGGAGTTCTACAAGTACTACAAGCAGGCAACCGTAGGCGACTGCAATGAGCCTGCGCCTGGGCTGCTGGCCttcgaggcgaaggcgaagcacgGCGCATGGACGTCTGTCAAAGGCATGTCCAAAGATGAGGCCATGAAAAAATATGTTGAGGCACTAGATAAGCTCCAGCCTGCGTGGCGCGAAAAGGCAGCATAA
- a CDS encoding dense granule protein GRA9 (encoded by transcript BESB_028980) yields the protein MRTLKSVLAPLSAVVVAATTSGFISNIALTRSFAAEAGADDVTLAVPDDPNDPAEGHKDPEEVRDPFGHGWDDTESPLFGHFGSMDAENWFGPLQEMMKGLMGMGPGGFGSPFFGGAFGGGFPRLRFPKPKTSLEKVGSCRYLVSWAAGVSAENVRVILHRRRRTVEVRYRMVTRRDVKTDKSEHHSVSKEQSSQTLSVDRQCIMTVEVIGEKLAGWTDNSAQAAGGAAHRLLITFPSPAHIEQMIKEGHLPADTLTRIEKGDFSGFTVEQRCLISGRTLEECKFAKEHQVELEEKETSRSSDASTQDSLDLPRFSHHSGDL from the exons ATGAGGACTCTCAAGTCCGTCCTTGCGCCCCTTTCGGCGGTGGTAGTTGCCGCAACCACGTCCGGTTTTATTTCCAACATTGCTCTCACTCGGTCTTTTGCGGCTGAAGCCGGTGCCGACGACGTGACACTGGCCGTCCCGGACGACCCAAATGACCCAGCGGAAGGACACAAGGATCCCGAAGAGGTGCGTGACCCCTTCGGACATGGATGGGATGACACCGAGTCTCCATTGTTCGGGCATTTCGGGAGTATGGACGCAGAAAACTGGTTCGGGCCGCTTCAAGAGATGATGAAGGGCCTCATGGGAATGGGTCCTGGAGGTTTCGGATCACCTTTCTTCGGGGGCGCCTTTGGCGGCGGCttcccgcggctgcgcttcCCGAAGCCAAAGACGTCGCTCGAGAAAGTGGGCAG TTGCCGGTACCTCGTTAGCtgggccgccggcgtctcggcgGAGAACGTTCGCGTGATCCTACACCGCAGGCGTCGGACGGTGGAAGTCCGGTACCGCATGGTGACTCGCCGCGACGTGAAGACAGATAAGTCCGAGCACCACAGCGTGTCTAAGGAACAGTCTTCCCAGACGCTTTCTGTGGATCGTCAGTGCATTATGACAGTCGAGGTCATTGGCGAGAAGTTGGCAGGCTGGACAGATAACTCTGCCCAAGCTGCAGGTGGCGCGGCGCACAGGCTGCTCATTACTTTCCCGTCTCCGGCGCACATCGAGCAGATGATAAAGGAAGGGCACCTGCCTGCAGACACGCTGACACGCATTGAGAAGGGCGACTTCTCGGGCTTCACTGTGGAGCAGCGATGCCTCATCTCCGGCAGGACCCTGGAGGAATGCAAATTCGCCAAGGAGCATCAGGTTGAGCTcgaagaaaaggagacgTCACGCTCCTCCGACGCAAGCACTCAAGACTCGCTGGACCTTCCGCGTTTCTCCCACCACTCCGGCGATCTCTGA
- a CDS encoding uncharacterized protein (encoded by transcript BESB_028990) produces the protein MKRHLQAVDRRGGNKSENGTTPAVREEYSRSTVRDDGCHVVTKTESVCVGAEQSADGKHRLGDRVRRRLRVVYSFYRYCHEYKWERRQSRTIALSSLLYFLPALALLPVCQWESWLWAFTAAVSFSADYIFVGMRHNMWVCGVHMTDRYVATGMLALQIFYNVPLWFSKGLHIGLAGVMLIICSCFFKCLGTRTKVYRHHVVYHSLWHVVGGVGRVFVAALEYPELLQMWY, from the coding sequence ATGAAGAGGCATTTACAGGCCGTCGACAGGCGTGGAGGGAACAAGAGCGAGAACGGGACCACGCCAGCGGTAAGGGAAGAGTATAGCCGTTCCACTGTGCGCGACGATGGCTGCCACGTGGTCACGAAAACCGAAAGCGTGTGTGTAGGAGCGGAGCAGTCCGCGGATGGCAAGCACCGCCTTGGCGACAGAGTGAGACGGCGACTCCGGGTGGTGTATTCCTTCTATCGGTACTGCCATGAGTATAAATGGGAACGTCGACAGTCCCGTACAATCGCTCTTTCTTCATTGCTGTATTTCCTGCCTGCTCTAGCCCTCCTTCCGGTATGCCAGTGGGAATCATGGCTCTGGGCGTTTACAGCTGCTGTGTCGTTTAGCGCAGACTATATCTTTGTTGGCATGAGACACAACATGTGGGTCTGTGGAGTTCACATGACAGACCGGTATGTCGCCACCGGAATGCTGGCGCTGCAAATTTTCTACAACGTTCCCCTGTGGTTCAGCAAAGGGCTCCACATAGGCTTGGCGGGTGTGATGCTGATCATttgcagctgcttcttcaAGTGCCTTGGAACGCGGACGAAAGTGTACCGCCACCATGTTGTCTACCACTCTTTGTGGCATGTTGTGGGAGGGGTAGGCCGGGTTTTCGTTGCTGCGCTAGAGTACCCCGAACTCTTGCAAATGTGGTACTAG
- a CDS encoding uncharacterized protein (encoded by transcript BESB_029000): protein MPDVGASPGADALRRRHPCASLNQSLIRVEVSDESVSLVSSSVLSPVLSPRSAAPETPRSVLAHAESTQIRPLFAAPFWARSGNSQGSGGATPTYAGKKTPQQMVRRHSPRSSRTVHHKPRRPQTSSTKGLDAGGSLSALSPVKRAVFCKRRQFNDDNRRCESEEVPVLFLVLKLDTACLAGRESKQAHLGVAQQGYGDRLLARKDDERPGEDTYSGRHTKDPGSAAANPGEPPSLPLAALPASVHLLSQAAAASRAPEAREATLKTTRQRSRRSMSSGRHSRRRRGGSQAEACEAQRQATGKGFEECPILVSVFGLRPADMASWPRLSSTPPSPSSGGRGVLPPSFSLSPVAWSALAICESSPRSDCASPPSGSRVLAASAVSPAARAQQARACLGESRAVCAARELVQTDLRRVEHKRKADLTARRGRVESSVRAASTELLDISKAWALKKGDTPSGSTRQCDTARNRSEETQELFKSVALGDS, encoded by the coding sequence ATGCCAGATGTGGGCGCGTCTCCCGGGGCGGATGCGCTCCGACGCAGACACCCCTGTGCCTCTCTGAATCAGTCTCTGATTCGCGTCGAAGTTTCAGACGAGTCTGTATCGCTGGTCTCTTCCTCTGTGTTGTCTCCTGTGCTGTCGCCTcgttccgcggcgccggagacgcccCGATCTGTGTTGGCGCATGCGGAATCCACCCAGATTCGGCCCCTTTTTGCGGCGCCATTTTGGGCGCGCTCTGGCAACAGCCAGGGCAGTGGAGGCGCCACGCCGACCTACGCAGGAAAAAAAACTCCGCAGCAGATGGTGAGGCGCCACTCTCCTCGTAGCTCACGCACAGTGCATCACAAACCGCGGCGGCCACAGACATCATCGACGAAGGGCTTGGATGCCGGCGGGTCGCTGAGCGCACTCTCTCCAGTCAAACGTGCAGTCTTTTGCAAGCGGAGACAGTTTAACGACGACAACAGACGCTGTGAATCCGAAGAAGTGCCGGTTTTGTTTCTCGTGCTAAAACTGGATACCGCCTGCCTCGCAGGACGAGAGAGCAAACAAGCGCATCTGGGCGTCGCGCAACAGGGCTACGGAGACCGGCTCCTCGCAAGGAAAGACGACGAACGCCCGGGCGAGGACACGTATTCTGGGCGCCACACAAAAGATCCCGGGAGTGCTGCTGCGAACCCCGGagagccgccgtcgctgccgctggcagCCCTGCCCGCTAGCGTGCACCTTCTCTCccaggcggccgctgcgtcgcgggccCCGGAGGCACGAGAAGCGACGCTCAAGACGACCAGgcaacgcagcagacgcagcatgTCAAGCGGACGCcactcgcggaggcggcggggagggTCGCAAgcagaggcctgcgaggcTCAGCGGCAAGCGACGGGAAAGGGTTTCGAGGAGTGTCCTATCCTGGTTTCCGTCTTCGGCCTCCGTCCGGCTGACATGGCCTCGTGGCCTCGGCTGTCATCAacaccgccgtcgccgtcgtccggAGGTCGTGGCGTCCTGCCACCATCGTTTTCCCTGTCGCCTGTGGCCTGGAGTGCACTTGCGATCTGCGAGTCGTCTCCCCGCAGCGactgcgcctctcctccgagcggctcgcgcgtcctcgctgcgtccgctgtctctcccgcggcgcgtgcccagcaggcgcgggcgtgtTTGGGAGAGTCACGAGCAGtttgcgcggcgcgagaacTCGTGCAGACAGATCTGCGACGCGTCGAACACAAACGAAAAGCCGACCTGACTGCGCGCCGAGGAAGAGTTGAGTCGTCTGTGAGAGCGGCCTCGACCGAACTGCTGGACATTTCGAAAGCTTGGGCGCTAAAGAAGGGCGACACGCCGAGCGGGTCCACTCGCCAGTGCGATACCGCGCGCAACCGGAGCGAGGAGACCCAGGAGCTCTTCAAGTCTGTCGCGCTCGGTGACAGCTGA
- a CDS encoding Ulp1 protease family, C-terminal catalytic domain-containing protein (encoded by transcript BESB_029010), with protein MDAEGGRVTKRIETQGDSNGESAVERKGIAGKEASEKERKIPHSAGERSEWHRVSEGMTHEDDERREDSPRSQNAELEVGLNIGVNDVTASEAKDRDEQELPTGENVSQRQAKQTDVLVMGDGEKDQGGLCFVSPEVKQNDRPSSFENVLGADCERGLEKNGFLDDSIIDFFLRSITKHVMTDQQRLDYSVFDLFFLPSLSKFGDDHEGAHKHLTKWLKHERVALPLKRVVFMPINHSNLHWLLGVEISPLAVINPLSPLQFLLKSAAQNTSETTASQSPSSPQQAGGRRVAAGIDQETATTQQQEGLLRALQSAPKRGVLTASTVHERAAGSPDGLAPPPVLRTEGGFFVKTSKKQ; from the exons ATGGACGCTGAAGGTGGACGCGTGACGAAAAGAATCGAGACACAGGGAGACAGCaacggcgagagcgcggTGGAACGTAAAGGCATCGCGGGAAAAGAAGCCTCTGAAAAGGAAAGGAAGATTCCACATTCGGCGGGGGAGCGAAGCGAGTGGCACAGAGTCAGCGAGGGAATGACgcacgaggacgacgaacgGCGGGAAGACTCGCCTCGATCTCAGAATGCAGAACTAGAGGTCGGTCTGAACATCGGAGTAAACGACGTGACTGCGAGTGAGGCGAAAGACAGAGATGAACAAGAGCTCCCGACAGGCGAAAATGTTTCACAAAGGCAGGCAAAGCAGACTGACGTACTCGTGATGGGCGATGGAGAGAAAGACCAAGGTGGACTGTGCTTCGTGTCGCCAGAAGTAAAACAGAACGATCGCCCATCGTCCTTCGAAAATGTCCTTGGCGCGGACTGCGAACGCGGCCTAGAGAAAAATGGCTTCCTTGATGACTCGATCATTGACTTTTTCCTGCGTTCCATCACGAAGCAT GTCATGACCGATCAACAGAGGTTGGACTACTCCGTTTTCGacttgttttttcttccttctttgTCCAAGTTCGGAGATGATCACGAAGGGGCCCACAAGCACCTCACGAAGTGGCTCAAGCATGAGCGCGTGGCGCTACCTCTCAAGCGCGTGGTGTTCATGCCCATAAATCACTCGAATCTTCACTGGTTGCTCGGCGTGGAGATCAGTCCGCTCGCCGTCATCAacccgctgtctccgctaCAGTTCCTACTCAAGAGTGCCGCCCAGAACACCTCCGAGACGACTGCGTCGcagtcgccctcgtcgccgcagcaggcaggaggacgccgagtCGCTGCGGGGATCGACCAGGAGACAGCCACGACACAGCAACAAGAGGgactcctccgcgccttgcAGAGCGCGCCAAAGAGAGGCGTCCTGACGGCCAGCACCGTGCACGAACGCGCGGCTGGCTCGCCCGAcgggctggcgccgccccccgttTTACGAACAGAAGGCGGGTTCTTTGTGAAGACGAGCAAGAAACAGTGA